The Populus nigra chromosome 14, ddPopNigr1.1, whole genome shotgun sequence genome has a segment encoding these proteins:
- the LOC133672813 gene encoding L-ascorbate oxidase homolog, which translates to MRQASILYFCVGILAFLSDTWVQAEDPYRYYTWTVTYGTRTVLDIPQTVILINGQFPGPNIECVTNDNIIVNVINKLNEPFLITWNGIKQRRTIWQDGVLGTNCPIPPGSNWTYKFQAKDQIGTYNYFPSTAMHRAAGGFGGFNIASRSVISIPYPIPVAEFTLLISDWYKAGHQALEQNLDQGKALPFPDALLINGLSKGASITGEKGQTYKFRISNVGISTSINFRIQGHTLTLVEVEGSHTMQEVYESLDVHVGQSVTVLVKLNSAVKDYFIVASSRFTKPILTTTALLRYAGSNTPPSLPLPIGPTYHVHWSMKQARTIRLNLTANAARPNPQGSFHYGTINVVKTFVFANTAEKINGKLRYAVNGISYVDPSTPLKLADWYNIPGVFSLNSMKTTPVNTPAVLGTSVIGTELHDFVEIVFQNNENTIQSWHLSGTSFYVVGYGDNVWSPSMRKRYNLLDAVSRHTVQVYPTAWTAIYVSLDNKGMWNLRSAIWPRRYLGQQLYVRVWNDERSLFTETDPPPNALFCGLAKRP; encoded by the exons ATGAGGCAGGCCAGCATCCTGTATTTTTGTGTTGGAATACTGGCTTTCCTGAGTGATACATGGGTGCAAGCAGAAGATCCCTATAGATATTACACATGGACAGTAACATATGGAACTCGCACTGTTCTTGATATACCTCAGACG GTTATTCTTATCAATGGACAATTTCCTGGCCCAAATATTGAATGTGTGACTAACGACAACATAATTGTAAATGTTATTAATAAGTTGAATGAACCTTTCCTCATAACATG GAATGGAATCAAGCAAAGGAGGACTATATGGCAAGATGGAGTGCTAGGGACCAATTGTCCAATCCCTCCAGGCTCCAACTGGACCTACAAATTCCAAGCAAAAGATCAGATTGGAACTTATAACTACTTCCCTTCAACTGCAATGCATAGAGCCGCTGGAGGATTCGGAGGTTTCAATATTGCTTCACGGTCTGTGATATCAATTCCATACCCTATTCCTGTTGCAGAATTTACCCTTCTCATTAGTGATTGGTACAAGGCAGGACATCAG GCATTGGAGCAAAACTTGGACCAGGGCAAAGCTCTTCCTTTTCCTGATGCCCTTCTTATAAATGGGCTTTCTAAAGGTGCAAGCATCACTGGTGAAAAAG GGCAAACTTACAAGTTCAGGATTTCAAATGTGGGGATTTCAACTTCAATCAACTTCAGAATTCAGGGCCACACACTGACTCTTGTTGAAGTTGAAGGATCCCATACTATGCAAGAGGTGTACGAGTCGCTTGATGTTCACGTTGGTCAATCAGTAACAGTTTTGGTTAAATTAAATAGTGCAGTCAAGGACTATTTCATAGTTGCCTCTTCTCGCTTCACGAAACCTATTCTCACTACCACTGCCCTTCTTCGCTATGCGGGCTCTAACACCCCACCCTCTCTGCCATTGCCTATTGGCCCAACTTATCATGTTCACTGGTCTATGAAGCAAGCCAGGACCATCAG GTTGAATTTGACAGCAAATGCAGCCAGGCCAAATCCTCAAGGGTCATTCCATTATGGGACTATAAACGTTGTGAAGACGTTTGTTTTTGCCAATACAGCAGAGAAGATAAATGGCAAGCTGCGTTATGCTGTTAACGGAATATCTTATGTCGATCCTTCCACCCCATTGAAACTTGCTGACTGGTATAACATCCCCGGTGTCTTTTCCTTGAATTCGATGAAGACTACACCTGTCAATACCCCTGCAGTTCTCGGAACATCCGTGATTGGAACTGAACTTCATGACTTTGTGGAAATTGTCTTCCAAAACAACGAGAACACGATCCAGTCCTGGCATCTATCCGGAACCAGTTTCTACGTTGTTGG ATATGGCGATAATGTTTGGAGCCCCAGCATGAGGAAACGCTACAATTTACTTGATGCTGTCTCTAGACACACTGTTCAG GTATATCCCACTGCTTGGACCGCAATATACGTGTCATTGGACAACAAGGGTATGTGGAACTTGAGGTCAGCAATCTGGCCGCGGCGATATCTAGGCCAACAATTGTACGTCAGGGTTTGGAACGACGAACGCAGCCTCTTCACAGAGACTGACCCCCCTCCAAATGCATTGTTCTGTGGCTTGGCTAAACGACCATAG
- the LOC133672499 gene encoding dof zinc finger protein DOF2.4-like: MIQELLGGAGLIGGERKIPINATILEGTPSPSPSLSPSPSPSSSTTSAATTSATNSTPSSAQESLRCPRCDSSNTKFCYYNNYNLTQPRHFCKTCRRYWTKGGALRNVPIGGGCRKNKNTSVSASVGKSGTNKMKTMASDIGRSGFGNGFEHELSSSPIMWASPQNSHILALLRATQNPNPSTLSNSIFVKEEGGLIGNQFISEPGVGTAALNARTLGLDPISQVPSLGLCSPFWKSNQHQQNGFTVGEAQNSGIQELYQRLRSSTNYYTDNPSAIVLSNVGTSSSTSTSTILESAPVAGGELGYWNPAFSWSDLPTTNGAYP, encoded by the coding sequence atgattCAAGAACTCTTAGGAGGTGCTGGCTTAATTGGCGGTGAGAGGAAAATTCCCATCAATGCAACCATTTTAGAAGGCAcgccttctccttctccttctctttctccttcaccatctccttcttcttcaacaacatcaGCAGCAACTACTTCTGCTACTAACTCAACACCTTCTTCAGCTCAAGAGAGCTTGAGATGCCCTCGATGCGATTCTTCAAACACCAAGTTCTGTTACTATAACAACTATAACCTCACTCAGCCTCGCCACTTCTGTAAGACTTGCCGCCGATATTGGACTAAAGGTGGTGCGCTTAGGAATGTTCCAATTGGAGGTGGATGTAGGAAAAACAAGAACACAAGCGTATCGGCCTCAGTTGGAAAATCTGGCACCAATAAGATGAAAACTATGGCTTCTGACATCGGAAGATCAGGTTTTGGAAATGGGTTTGAACATGAGCTTTCGTCAAGCCCTATCATGTGGGCTTCGCCACAGAATTCTCATATTTTGGCTTTGCTAAGAGCCacccaaaaccctaaccctagtaCACTTTCTAATTCTATTTTTGTGAAGGAGGAGGGGGGTTTGATTGGAAACCAGTTCATAAGTGAGCCAGGAGTTGGAACAGCTGCACTGAATGCTAGAACCCTAGGCTTGGACCCTATTAGTCAAGTTCCTTCTCTTGGTCTTTGCAGCCCTTTTTGGAAAAGCAATCAGCACCAACAAAATGGTTTCACTGTTGGTGAAGCTCAAAATTCAGGGATACAAGAACTGTATCAAAGGCTTAGATCATCAACAAATTACTATACCGATAACCCATCAGCAATAGTTCTAAGCAATGTTGGGACTTCATCATCAACTTCAACATCAACCATTTTGGAGTCTGCTCCAGTTGCTGGAGGTGAGTTGGGTTACTGGAATCCAGCCTTTTCATGGTCTGATCTTCCAACAACTAATGGTGCATATCCTTaa